One segment of Brassica napus cultivar Da-Ae chromosome A3 unlocalized genomic scaffold, Da-Ae chrA03_Random_15, whole genome shotgun sequence DNA contains the following:
- the LOC125594121 gene encoding protein LEAD-SENSITIVE 1-like, whose product MESILLEKIGLFSNKISKDDLKPGDHIYSWRNAYIYSHHGIYIGDGKVIHFTRGGGLEIGTGTFLDKLIVSSITNHGGDNPCPNCGGKQSNTHGVISSCLDCFLSGGDLLRFEYSVSPALFMSKLRGGTCTTAASDPSEEVISRAEFLLLRNGFGEYHVFENNCEDFAMYCKTGLVVGRSYVLGRSGQANSVSAAACVARMVSPWASNAIRLCSDVGMRSDAVKVPVESLVARFNQADTLAKES is encoded by the exons ATGGAATCCATTCTTCTAGAGAAGATAGGATTATTCTCCAACAAGATCTCTAAAGACGATCTGAAACCAGGAGACCACATCTATTCATGGCGTAACGCTTATATCTATTCTCATCACG GAATCTACATAGGAGACGGAAAGGTCATTCATTTCACACGTGGAGGCGGTCTTGaaatcggaacgggaacttttTTGGACAAGCTCATCGTCAGCTCTATTACCAATCACGGAGGAGACAACCCTTGTCCTAACTGTGGAGGAAAGCAATCCAACACGCATGGAGTTATCTCTTCTTGTCTCGATTGCTTTCTCTCCGGAGGAGATCTCCTTCGCTTCGAGTACAGTGTCTCTCCGGCTCTGTTCATGTCCAAGCTCCGAGGCGGTACCTGCACGACGGCGGCTTCGGATCCTTCGGAGGAAGTGATCTCTCGTGCGGAGTTTCTTTTGCTGAGAAATGGGTTTGGTGAGTACCATGTGTTCGAGAATAACTGTGAGGATTTTGCGATGTACTGTAAGACGGGTTTGGTGGTGGGGAGAAGCTATGTGCTTGGGAGAAGCGGTCAGGCTAACTCGGTGAGTGCGGCTGCGTGTGTTGCGCGTATGGTTAGTCCTTGGGCTAGTAATGCTATACGTCTGTGTTCGGATGTTGGTATGAGGAGTGATGCTGTTAAAGTGCCTGTGGAGAGCCTCGTTGCTCGGTTTAATCAGGCTGATACATTGGCAAAGGAGAGctga